A region from the Ammospiza caudacuta isolate bAmmCau1 chromosome 4, bAmmCau1.pri, whole genome shotgun sequence genome encodes:
- the LOC131557078 gene encoding 16 kDa beta-galactoside-binding lectin, with translation MEKGLVVTQLDVEPGECIKVKGKIQSDAKGFAVNVGKDSSTLMLHFNPRFDCHGDVNTIVCNSKEDGVWGEEDRKADFPFQHGDKIEICISFDEAEATVKLPEAEFKFPNRLGMEKIEYLAVEGDFKVKAIKFS, from the exons ATGGAGAAA GGACTGGTTGTTACTCAGCTGGATGTTGAGCCTGGTGAGTGCATCAAGGTCAAAGGGAAGATCCAGTCTGATGCCAAAGG GTTTGCTGTGAACGTGGGGAAGGACAGCAGCACCCTCATGCTGCATTTCAACCCTCGCTTTGACTGCCACGGGGATGTCAACACCATCGTGTGCAATTCCAAGGAGGATGGCGTGTGGGGGGAGGAGGACAGGAAGGCTGACTTCCCCTTCCAGCATGGTGACAAGATTGAG ATATGCATCTCCTTCGATGAAGCTGAGGCCACGGTGAAGCTGCCCGAGGCAGAGTTCAAGTTCCCAAATCGGCTGGGCATGGAGAAAATTGAATACCTGGCTGTGGAGGGTGACTTCAAAGTCAAAGCCATTAAGTTCAGCTAA